The following proteins are encoded in a genomic region of Triticum dicoccoides isolate Atlit2015 ecotype Zavitan chromosome 1B, WEW_v2.0, whole genome shotgun sequence:
- the LOC119350199 gene encoding uncharacterized protein LOC119350199: MPPVHRSRRTTPASAADGSAPSSSTDLLALAATLLPAPTAAAALKTPPHLKHTVHSLPDSDPGSVSPRAAAPAAVLLHLLLTHLSHPPRWDDLLRPLALLHDRLALLATEDPPVAALAASCFELAWSAGAPGRDALVAQTLPYLFSQALTSGSNARPLLRRLFALREALHLLDYTDESISDFKVLLLRCFVSPHFLKAEEGRKLLALVLGVSEGLAREGLEFIRAQVGMMRGRRAAVVAYGEVVFRAWKDGGWVRGEIGEGFLQGMVEAAVHAADKEVAKAARRILWAFVEQKAVAGVEKLVFSLSEPVLFRSLQVANSNVRRNALLLLLDLFPLEDPDVTKDVNDPLLEKQFFLLDKLLMDDCPEIRAITVEGICRILNQFWEVVPSPTISKKLSKIVDDMSKDSCNEVRLSTLNGLIYLLDNPQSHDILKVLLPRLSDMVSDPALSVRAAAVDLLLAIRDLRSFQYNKVVGLGTLLSSLADDHPRVAKKITELLIPSYFPSKLPLKEACARCIALIKRSPAAGARFCEFALSEGSSPRSLLEFIKVSITLALSPSGLNSAQTDGLVIASAKLIKSLSDEGSSLVALREYFPNAKLKLLFETAVSDGAQAAVLSMVPAVSPDDLCVLHIECMNIIVNAAVTSKQEECQEALLAAHKLVHLSGRSDEMFEELTNILQSKASYFSGMYGLEPPSCPVASTKRKKGKSLKKTPARSDDVDGNRSSTSAILSNEELTAVGGAAWQLNEILKAEEMRAAFLRSYAEIAFSSLKVISQVYIEQCLHFESLDLSPVFAYLSLATYSALQDVDQTYMSCSESTIVNQSLDHLLSCYDRFVNGSVTVSTDTTSTLNKNKKSAEHEHQQHVTPEGSPAEGTINVIVLGTSILKFIVDTTTIKLVNESKVRCVGFASSYAKYAASAMKRHSEGSSFNGDDLKDILILTRSSFTYAAKLLHLVLASSTESSSPPEETFLLANNLLDLVPAAESFAGPRFALTLVSAVKQWLPVLILGLGCRWLIGPESEMANKTCNLGDSDLPLWVAALAKNELFEAEEPREDDQSEQGNEHEESPSSRKLAEMMVTLLRKGSPKILDPVGGILLSNLQLALQRAEHGIVLGLARFVCDKLLGSSSSSSSSASKNLQLTHDSLRESFFEIDRHCKEDGRIDDEGSRQQLESAKVLISSVLPYDACSQTS; encoded by the exons ATGCCGCCCGTGCACCGCAGCCGCCGCACCACCCccgcctccgccgccgacgggtCTGCCCCCTCCTCTTCCACCGACCTCCTCGCCCTGGCCGCCACCCTCCTCCCCGCTCCCACCGCCGCAGCAGCTCTAAAGACCCCTCCCCACCTCAAGCACACCGTCCACTCCCTCCCCGACTCC GACCCCGGCTCCGTctccccccgcgccgccgcccccgccgccgtcctcctccacctcctcctcacccACCTCTCCCACCCGCCGCGATGGGACGACCTTCTCCGCCCGCTCGCGCTCCTCCATGACCGCCTGGCGCTCCTCGCCACCGAGGACCCGCCCGTcgccgcgctcgccgcctcctGCTTCGAGCTCGCCTGGAGCGCCGGGGCTCCAGGGCGCGACGCGCTCGTCGCCCAGACCCTGCCTTACCTCTTCTCCCAGGCGCTCACCTCCGGCTCCAATGCCaggccgctcctccgccgcctcttcgCCCTCCGCGAAGCGTTGCATCTGCTCGACTACACCGATGAGAGCATTTCGGACTTCAAGGTGCTCCTGCTGCGCTGCTTCGTGTCGCCCCACTTCCTCAAGGCCGAGGAAGGGAGGAAGCTCCTCGCGCTGGTGCTCGGGGTCAGCGAGGGGCTCGCCAGGGAGGGGCTGGAGTTCATAAGGGCCCAGGTGGGGATGATGCGAGGGAGGCGGGCGGCCGTGGTCGCCTACGGCGAGGTGGTGTTCAGAGCGTGGAAGGACGGAGGGTGGGTCAGAGGGGAGATTGGGGAAGGGTTTCTGCAGGGGATGGTCGAGGCAGCAGTCCATGCCGCTGACAAGGAGGTGGCCAAGGCTGCCAGGAGGATACTTTGGGCGTTCGTCGAGCAGAAGGCAGTGGCTGGAGTTGAAAAGTTGGTGTTCAGCCTGTCCGAGCCTGTGCTGTTCCGGTCATTGCAG GTTGCAAACTCTAATGTTCGCCGTAATGCTTTACTTCTTCTACTGGATTTATTTCCCCTTGAAGACCCAGATGTGACAAAGGATGTCAATGATCCTCTGTTAGAGAAGCAGTTCTTCCTTCTAGACAAACTTCTCATGGATGACTGCCCAGAAATACGGGCAATCACAGTTGAAGGAATTTGCCGTATTCTTAACCAGTTTTGGGAAGTTGTTCCATCGCCAACCATTTCAAAAAAATTGAGTAAAATTGTTGATGACATGTCCAAAGATTCTTGCAACGAAGTTCGCCTATCAACACTGAATGGTCTGATATACTTGCTTGACAATCCACAAAGTCATGACATACTGAAAGTGCTACTTCCAAGATTAAGCGATATGGTTTCTGATCCTGCTTTATCTGTCAGAGCTGCTGCTGTAGATCTCCTGTTAGCTATTCGTGATCTTCGAtctttccagtacaataag GTTGTTGGTTTGGGTACTCTATTATCTTCACTTGCAGATGATCATCCCCGTGTTGCTAAAAAAATCACAGAGCTTCTCATTCCTTCTTACTTTCCATCTAAGTTGCCTTTGAAAGAAGCATGTGCTCGCTGCATTGCACTCATAAAGAGATCGCCGGCAGCTGGAGCAAGGTTTTGTGAATTTGCTCTGTCTGAAGGATCATCCCCGCGGTCTCTTCTTGAATTTATCAAAGTCTCTATTACTCTGGCATTGTCACCATCAGGATTGAACTCAGCGCAGACTGATGGTCTTGTTATTGCTTCCGCCAAACTAATAAAAAGCTTATCTGATGAAGGCTCTAGTTTGGTTGCTTTGAGAGAGTACTTTCCAAATGCTAAACTGAAGCTGCTTTTTGAAACTGCAGTTTCTGATGGTGCCCAGGCTGCTGTTCTCAGCATGGTGCCAGCGGTATCCCCTGATGATCTATGTGTGTTACATATCGAATGCATGAACATAATTGTGAATGCTGCTGTGACTTCCAAGCAGGAAGAATGTCAAGAAGCATTGCTGGCAGCGCATAAGCTGGTACATTTGAGTGGCCGTTCTGATGAAATGTTTGAAGAACTGACTAATATTTTGCAATCTAAAGCCTCTTATTTTTCTGGGATGTATGGACTTGAACCTCCATCATGCCCTGTGGCATCTACAAAGAGGAAGAAAGGGAAGTCGCTTAAGAAAACGCCAGCAAGGTCTGACGATGTGGATGGAAATAGGTCATCCACATCAGCAATCCTGAGTAATGAAGAACTTACTGCTGTAGGGGGAGCAGCATGGCAGCTCAATGAAATACTAAAAGCAGAGGAAATGAGAGCTGCTTTTCTGCGATCTTATGCAGAAATTGCATTTTCTTCTCTGAAGGTCATTTCTCAAGTGTACATTGAGCAATGCCTACATTTTGAATCTCTAGACCTCTCTCCAGTGTTTGCTTATTTGAGTTTGGCTACATATAGTGCTCTTCAGGATGTTGATCAAACATACATGAGCTGCTCTGAG TCGACAATTGTCAACCAGTCACTGGACCATCTGCTGAGTTGCTATGACAGATTTGTAAATGGATCTGTTACTGTTTCCACTGACACAACGTCAACATTGAACAAGAACAAGAAATCTGCAGAACATGAACATCAGCAGCATGTCACACCTGAAG GAAGTCCAGCAGAAGGCACAATAAATGTGATTGTGCTTGGCACTTCAATTCTTAAGTTCATTGTTGATACGACAACCATCAAGCTGGTCAATGAGAGTAAAGTAAGATGTGTGGGATTTGCATCATCTTACGCAAAATATGCAGCGTCAGCCATGAAAAGGCACAGTGAGGGCTCGTCTTTCAATGGGGACGATCTGAAAGACATACTGATCCTTACACGAAGCTCCTTCACTTACGCAGCCAAGCTGCTTCATTTGGTGCTAGCAAGCTCAACCGAGTCATCGAGTCCCCCAGAGGAGACCTTCCTCCTTGCCAATAATCTTCTTGATCTTGTACCTGCTGCCGAATCATTTGCAGGTCCGAGATTTGCTCTCACATTAGTTTCAGCTGTAAAACAGTGGCTGCCAGTCCTGATATTGGGTCTTGGATGCCGCTGGTTGATTGGGCCAGAAAGTGAGATGGCTAACAAGACGTGCAACTTGGGTGACTCTGACTTGCCACTGTGGGTTGCTGCTCTGGCCAAAAATGAGCTGTTTGAGGCTGAGGAACCTAGGGAGGATGATCAGAGCGAGCAGGGCAACGAGCATGAGGAGTCACCGTCATCCAGAAAGCTAGCAGAAATGATGGTGACCTTGCTGAGGAAAGGAAGCCCTAAAATCCTGGATCCTGTGGGTGGCATTTTGCTTTCCAACCTCCAGTTGGCGCTGCAGAGAGCGGAGCATGGCATCGTCTTAGGCTTGGCACGTTTTGTTTGTGACAAGCTGcttgggagcagcagcagcagcagctcgtcaGCCTCTAAGAACCTGCAGCTCACTCATGATTCTCTGCGCGAGAGCTTCTTTGAGATCGACAGGCATTGCAAGGAGGATGGCCGAATTGACGATGAAGGTTCAAGGCAGCAGCTGGAGAGTGCAAAAGTATTGATATCGTCAGTGCTCCCCTATGATGCATGCAGTCAGACGAGCTGA
- the LOC119302134 gene encoding uncharacterized protein LOC119302134, producing the protein MALVVLVRLALWLLGSCLELAALVLFRGLALLVVAAVDLVRLPGQAADAALDATKGVLEAAVEFVFNLIWDVAVAVVSAFLESLWSVVAGTTEFAASTVVELMEAARDGSEEAAKALTEALEGAADAVAGTLVKLAENYTDALVHLLQNLI; encoded by the coding sequence ATGGCACTCGTCGTGCTCGTAAGACTAGCTCTGTGGCTTCTAGGCTCCTGCCTGGAGCTTGCCGCCCTAGTGCTCTTCCGGGGCCTGGCTctcctcgtcgtcgccgccgtgGACCTGGTCAGGCTGCCGGGGCAGGCGGCAGATGCGGCGCTCGACGCAACCAAGGGCGTGCTTGAAGCGGCGGTCGAGTTCGTGTTCAACCTAATCTGGGACGTGGCGGTGGCCGTCGTCTCGGCATTTCTCGAGTCGCTTTGGAGCGTGGTGGCCGGCACGACCGAGTTCGCAGCGTCTACGGTTGTGGAGCTCATGGAGGCAGCGCGGGACGGCAGTGAGGAGGCGGCGAAGGCGCTCACGGAGGCGCTGGAGGGCGCGGCGGATGCGGTGGCCGGGACGCTGGTGAAGCTCGCGGAGAACTACACTGATGCTCTTGTCCACCTCTTGCAAAATCTCATCTGA